One segment of Apus apus isolate bApuApu2 chromosome 1, bApuApu2.pri.cur, whole genome shotgun sequence DNA contains the following:
- the LRRC10 gene encoding leucine-rich repeat-containing protein 10 — MGNSLKAIVAFVPSNGCQKYLLEDLEEMPVDKMVDLSGRQLRRLPLHICSFRELVKLYLSDNNLNHLPPELEQLQNLQILALDFNNFKALPLVVCTLKQLCILYLGNNKLCSLPLELRLLQNLKTLWIESNCLQFLPEVVCELSLLKTLHAGSNALRTLPPQLRRLHELRTIWLSGNLLSEFPPVLLDMPFLEVIDVDRNSIRFFPSLAHLPGLKLVIYDHNPCGNAPKVAKGVRRVGRWSEETPEPRKRSGAVIEISLDEKPSLPAAAKPEPETEPC; from the coding sequence ATGGGCAACAGTCTGAAAGCCATAGTTGCTTTTGTGCCCTCCAATGGATGCCAAAAGTACCTCCTTGAAGACCTAGAAGAGATGCCAGTGGATAAAATGGTGGATCTGAGTGGCAGGCAGCTGAGGCGGCTGCCTCTGCACATTTGCTCTTTTAGGGAACTGGTTAAGCTGTACCTGAGCGACAACAACCTGAACCACCTGCCTCCCGAGCTGGAACAACTGCAAAACCTGCAGATCCTGGCGCTGGACTTCAACAACTTCAAAGCTCTGCCCTTGGTTGTGTGCACGCTGAAGCAGCTGTGCATCCTCTACCTGGGCAACAACAAGCTCTGCAGCCTGCCCCTCGAACTTCGGCTCCTGCAGAACCTCAAGACCCTCTGGATCGAGTCCAACTGCCTGCAGTTCCTGCCTGAAGTGGTGTGTGAGCTCAGCCTGCTCAAGACCCTGCACGCCGGCTCCAACGCCCTGCGCACGCTGCCCCCCCAGCTGCGCCGCCTGCACGAGCTGCGCACCATCTGGCTGTCGGGCAACCTGCTGTCCGAGTTCCCCCCCGTCCTCCTGGACATGCCTTTTCTGGAGGTGATCGATGTGGATCGCAATTCCATCCggttcttccccagcctggctcACCTGCCCGGCCTGAAGCTGGTGATCTACGATCACAATCCTTGCGGGAACGCACCCAAAGTGGCCAAAGGGGTGCGCAGGGTAGGGAGGTGGTCAGAGGAGACCCCTGAGCCCCGCAAGAGGTCTGGGGCAGTGATAGAAATCTCTCTCGATGAGAAACCATCACTACCTGCTGCTGCCAAGCCCGAGCCAGAGACCGAGCCCTGCTGA
- the CCT2 gene encoding T-complex protein 1 subunit beta isoform X2 has product MDKILLSTGRDSTVTVTNDGATILKAIGVDNPAAKVLVDMSKVQDDEVGDGTTSVTVLAAELLREAELLISRKIHPQTIISGWRAATKASREALLKAAVDHSGDEVKFREDLMNIAGTTLSSKLLTHHKDHFVKLAVEAVLRLKGSGNLEAIHVIKKLGGSLADSYLDEGFLLDKKIGVNQPKRIENAKILIANTGMDTDKIKIFGSRVRVDSTAKVAEIEQAEKEKMKEKVERILKHGINCFINRQLIYNYPEQLFGAAGVMAIEHADFAGVERLALVTGGEIASTFDHPELVKLGSCKLIEEVMIGEDKLIHFSGVAMGEACTIVLRGATQQILDEAERSLHDALCVLAQTVKDPRTVYGGGCSEMLMANAVAELAIRTPGKESVAMESFAKALRMIPTIIADNAGYDSADLVAQLRAAHSEGKTTYGLDMREGVIGDMAVLGVTESFQVKRQVLLSAAEAAEMILRVDDIIKAAPRKRVPDHRPC; this is encoded by the exons ATG GACAAGATTCTTTTAAGTACTGGGAGAGATAGCACGGTGACAGTGACCAATGATGGTGCAACCATCCTGAAGGCTATTGGAGTTGACAACCCAGCTGCCAAGGTCTTGGTTG ATATGTCAAAGGTTCAAGATGATGAAGTTGGTGATGGAACTACATCTGTCACGGTTTTGGCAGCTGAATTACTGAGG GAGGCAGAATTACTGATTTCAAGGAAGATTCATCCCCAGACCATCATttcaggctggagagcagccacaAAAGCTTCAAGAGAGGCACTTTTGAAAGCAGCTGTGGATCATAG TGGTGATGAAGTGAAGTTCCGTGAAGATTTGATGAACATTGCAGGAACGACTCTTTCATCAAAATTACTTACTCATCATAAAGATCACTTTGTCAAGCTAGCTGTAGAAGCTGTTCTGAGATTGAAAGGTTCTGGTAATTTGGAGGCTATCCACGTCATTAAGAAACTTGGAGGAAGCTTGGCTGATTCCTACTTAGATGAAG GCTTTTTACTTGACAAGAAGATTGGTGTAAATCAGCCAAAAAGAATTGAAAATGCAAAGATTCTTATTGCAAATACTGGTATGGATACAGACAAGATTAAG ATTTTTGGCTCTCGCGTTAGAGTGGACTCCACAGCAAAGGTAGCAGAAAtagaacaggcagaaaaagaaaaaatgaaggagaaggtggagcGTATTCTTAAACATGGAATAAACTGCTTTATTAACAG ACAGCTGATCTACAACTACCCTGAACAGCTctttggagctgctggtgtcATGGCTATTGAACACGCAGACTTTGCTGGTGTAGAACGTCTGGCTCTTGTTACAG GTGGTGAAATTGCATCAACTTTTGATCACCCTGAGCTAGTAAAACTAGGAAGCTGCAAGCTTATTGAAGAGGTCATGATTGGAGAAGATAAACTCATTCATTTCTCTGGAGTTGCAATGG GTGAAGCTTGCACCATAGTTTTGCGTGGAGCAACACAGCAGATTCTTGACGAAGCAGAGAGGTCTCTGCATGATGCTCTCTGTGTCCTTGCCCAGACTGTGAAGGACCCTAGAACTGTTTATGGTGGAG GTTGTTCAGAGATGCTGATGGCTAACGCTGTTGCAGAACTTGCCATCAGAACACCTGGCAAAGAGTCGGTTGCAATGGAGTCCTTTGCTAAGGCTTTACGAATG ATCCCAACAATAATAGCTGATAATGCTGGCTATGACAGTGCAGATTTGGTTgctcagctcagagctgctcacagtgAAGGGAAGACTACTTACGGACTTG ATATGAGAGAGGGTGTCATTGGAGACATGGCAGTCTTGGGAGTAACAGAAAGTTTCCAAGTCAAGAGACAAGTTCTGCTGAgtgcagctgaagcagcagaaatgaTTCTTCGTGTAGATGACATCATTAAAGCAGCACCGAG aaaaCGCGTGCCAGACCATCGCCCATGTTAG
- the CCT2 gene encoding T-complex protein 1 subunit beta isoform X1 — MASISLAPVNIFKAGADEEKAETARLSSFVGAIAIGDLVKSTLGPKGMDKILLSTGRDSTVTVTNDGATILKAIGVDNPAAKVLVDMSKVQDDEVGDGTTSVTVLAAELLREAELLISRKIHPQTIISGWRAATKASREALLKAAVDHSGDEVKFREDLMNIAGTTLSSKLLTHHKDHFVKLAVEAVLRLKGSGNLEAIHVIKKLGGSLADSYLDEGFLLDKKIGVNQPKRIENAKILIANTGMDTDKIKIFGSRVRVDSTAKVAEIEQAEKEKMKEKVERILKHGINCFINRQLIYNYPEQLFGAAGVMAIEHADFAGVERLALVTGGEIASTFDHPELVKLGSCKLIEEVMIGEDKLIHFSGVAMGEACTIVLRGATQQILDEAERSLHDALCVLAQTVKDPRTVYGGGCSEMLMANAVAELAIRTPGKESVAMESFAKALRMIPTIIADNAGYDSADLVAQLRAAHSEGKTTYGLDMREGVIGDMAVLGVTESFQVKRQVLLSAAEAAEMILRVDDIIKAAPRKRVPDHRPC; from the exons atg GCGTCCATTTCTCTTGCTCCTGtgaacattttcaaagcaggTGCAgatgaagagaaggctgaaacaGCTCGATTG tcaTCCTTTGTTGGTGCCATTGCTATCGGTGACCTGGTCAAGAGCACCCTGGGGCCTAAAGGCATG GACAAGATTCTTTTAAGTACTGGGAGAGATAGCACGGTGACAGTGACCAATGATGGTGCAACCATCCTGAAGGCTATTGGAGTTGACAACCCAGCTGCCAAGGTCTTGGTTG ATATGTCAAAGGTTCAAGATGATGAAGTTGGTGATGGAACTACATCTGTCACGGTTTTGGCAGCTGAATTACTGAGG GAGGCAGAATTACTGATTTCAAGGAAGATTCATCCCCAGACCATCATttcaggctggagagcagccacaAAAGCTTCAAGAGAGGCACTTTTGAAAGCAGCTGTGGATCATAG TGGTGATGAAGTGAAGTTCCGTGAAGATTTGATGAACATTGCAGGAACGACTCTTTCATCAAAATTACTTACTCATCATAAAGATCACTTTGTCAAGCTAGCTGTAGAAGCTGTTCTGAGATTGAAAGGTTCTGGTAATTTGGAGGCTATCCACGTCATTAAGAAACTTGGAGGAAGCTTGGCTGATTCCTACTTAGATGAAG GCTTTTTACTTGACAAGAAGATTGGTGTAAATCAGCCAAAAAGAATTGAAAATGCAAAGATTCTTATTGCAAATACTGGTATGGATACAGACAAGATTAAG ATTTTTGGCTCTCGCGTTAGAGTGGACTCCACAGCAAAGGTAGCAGAAAtagaacaggcagaaaaagaaaaaatgaaggagaaggtggagcGTATTCTTAAACATGGAATAAACTGCTTTATTAACAG ACAGCTGATCTACAACTACCCTGAACAGCTctttggagctgctggtgtcATGGCTATTGAACACGCAGACTTTGCTGGTGTAGAACGTCTGGCTCTTGTTACAG GTGGTGAAATTGCATCAACTTTTGATCACCCTGAGCTAGTAAAACTAGGAAGCTGCAAGCTTATTGAAGAGGTCATGATTGGAGAAGATAAACTCATTCATTTCTCTGGAGTTGCAATGG GTGAAGCTTGCACCATAGTTTTGCGTGGAGCAACACAGCAGATTCTTGACGAAGCAGAGAGGTCTCTGCATGATGCTCTCTGTGTCCTTGCCCAGACTGTGAAGGACCCTAGAACTGTTTATGGTGGAG GTTGTTCAGAGATGCTGATGGCTAACGCTGTTGCAGAACTTGCCATCAGAACACCTGGCAAAGAGTCGGTTGCAATGGAGTCCTTTGCTAAGGCTTTACGAATG ATCCCAACAATAATAGCTGATAATGCTGGCTATGACAGTGCAGATTTGGTTgctcagctcagagctgctcacagtgAAGGGAAGACTACTTACGGACTTG ATATGAGAGAGGGTGTCATTGGAGACATGGCAGTCTTGGGAGTAACAGAAAGTTTCCAAGTCAAGAGACAAGTTCTGCTGAgtgcagctgaagcagcagaaatgaTTCTTCGTGTAGATGACATCATTAAAGCAGCACCGAG aaaaCGCGTGCCAGACCATCGCCCATGTTAG